A single region of the Phyllostomus discolor isolate MPI-MPIP mPhyDis1 chromosome 14, mPhyDis1.pri.v3, whole genome shotgun sequence genome encodes:
- the PEX11B gene encoding peroxisomal membrane protein 11B yields MDAWVRFSAQSQARERLCRAAQYACSLLGHTLQKSGASPELQKQIRQLEGHLSLGRKLLRLGNSADALESAKRAVHLSDVVLRFCITVSHLNRALYFACDNVLWAGRSGLAPGVDQEKWAQRSFRYYLFSLIMNLSRDAYEIRLLMEQESSVYSRRQKGSGGGVTGGVETWGSGVPGTPGGGLPQLALKLQFQVLLLARVLRGHPPLLLDVVRNACDLFIPLDKLGLWHSGPGIVGLCGLISSILSILTLICPWLRLKP; encoded by the exons ATGGATGCCTGGGTCCGCTTCAGTGCTCAGAGCCAGGCCCGGGAGCGGCTGTGTAG AGCTGCCCAGTACGCCTGCTCCCTTCTTGGCCACACGCTGCAGAAAAGTGGGGCCAGTCCCGAGTTACAGAAACAGATTCGACAGCTGGAGGGTCATCTGAGCCTAGGAAGAAAGC TTCTACGGCTGGGTAACTCAGCAGATGCCCTTGAGTCAGCCAAACGAGCTGTGCACCTATCAGATGTTGTCCTAAGATTCTGCATCACTGTTAGTCACCTCAATCGAGCCTTGTACTTTGCCTGTGACAATGTCCTGTGGGCTGGAAGGTCTGGACTAGCTCCCGGTGTGGATCAGGAGAAGTGGGCCCAGCGTTCATTCAG GTACTATCTGTTTTCACTCATCATGAATTTGAGCCGTGATGCTTATGAGATTCGCCTACTGATGGAACAAGAATCTTCAGTTTATAGCCGGCGACAGAAGGGTTCTGGAGGGGGAGTCACAGGAGGAGTTGAAACTTGGGGATCTGGggttccaggaactccaggaggAGGCCTGCCTCAACTGGCTCTGAAGCTTCAGTTCCAAGTCCTTCTCCTGGCTCGGGTCCTTCGGGGTCATCCTCCCCTTCTACTGGATGTAGTCAGAAATGCCTGTGATCTCTTCATTCCACTGGACAAACTAGGCCTCTGGCACAGTGGCCCTGGCATTGTGGGGCTTTGTGGCCTCATATCCTCCATCCTGTCTATTCTCACCCTAATCTGTCCTTGGCTACGACTCAAGCCCTGA